In Zymoseptoria tritici IPO323 chromosome 7, whole genome shotgun sequence, the genomic window CAGTAGCCAGCCACAGCGTAGATGTCTATCTGAGGGTGGCACTGTCAGGACAACGTCAAGAGTTCGCGGCGCCACAGATTGCGACTCAGCTTGCAGCCTTTTTCGAAGGATGCTGCCATCGCATTTCGAAAGTTCAGCAGGCTGCCATTGCTTCGTGCAATCGAATCATCAGCGTGGTCCCGTCCGCCCTTTGCCAGAAGGCCTCGCTGTTTGCCCTGCTGGAACTTCTTTCGCTGATGTGGAAGAGCTGCCTCGACACAGAGACGGATGAATACGGCTGGCGATCGCAGTACAGCTCTGTAAAGGGCAATGTCTCGATCCAGCTTTCGGATGATGTTCAACACCGCCAGTCAACACTTGCATCGTTGCATCAAAATGCTCGTGTTTGGGTCCACAAAGCCATTGATGTGGCTCCTCTTGACGTCAAAGGTCATCTTCAAGCATACCTGGAAGATTACGAAGATGACGGCTCGTATGGTCATATTGCGCTCGGGCGATCGTTTGCTGTGGAAATGGGATCGGTCGTGCCCAGCACTGATCAACGATTGACCAGTCTTGATGCGCAGCGCAATCTCAATGTCACGACTGCATCCGATTTCGTGGCTCAGTATACCACACGCCAAGAATATCGGCATCTGGACGCGAGACTGGAGACCGACGAAGAATGGGCACTCATCGACTACAGCGGCAAGGCTCTTCCTGCGCTGATGAGCGACGACGATCCCGTGCATCGAGAAGCCGCAGAGCTGAAGACCTTGTCCCGACAACTGCGAGGCCGTGTGCCCATCCCGTTCACCAAAGTCCGCGAAACACTTCGCGATGCCGCTGGGATGCTCAGCAGAAGCGCCTCCAACCATGTGGTACTCATACAAGATCTGGTCGGCATACCTttcatcatcttcaccaaGCATAGCATCAATCTCGGCATCTCGCTCTGGCTGGGCATCATCAAAGAGAACCCAAGTCTCGAATCGAGAGTCCTGGTCGAAGTCGCCGCTGGCTGGGAGGCTTCCGTGCGATCGAAACGAGGTTTCTTCTCGACCTCTCTGCAGCATCTGGACCCCTTCTATGTTAAGGAAGAATTCGCACCTTCCAACTGGGACGCCATCAAGCGACGCGAGCAGGCCACGCATAATCTCATCAGCCCGCACTTACGGCTGACGCACTTCTTGTCAAGCCACTTTAGTGCGTCGAGATTGACGTCTCCCTCTGTCGAGCGGATCTACAACCGTCTCATGCGCATCACATTACTGTCGATGAAGCATGCCGTCTCGCAACCTCTTGCACGAGAAGTGCACTTTCACGTCGTCCTACTGGCCCTCAAAGTGCTCAAGTACTCCACTCATATCAGCTCCCCCTCGCAGTGGAGACTAAAGGATGCGATCCTATCCGGAGGACTATCTTGGTTCGCCACTGCGCCCAAGTACTCGTATGGCAGCAATCGATTGCAGATGAGAGCGGAGAAGAAGCTTCTGATGGATGTGTCTGCTACCATTGACGATCTGGGTGGCGTCGGAGAGAAGGCCACAAAGGCCCTGCCTTCACTTCGGCAAAAGGCAGCACTTCTCTCACAACTCCTCACTCATGAGATCGGCCGTCTGACCGTGTGGATCGCACCACTGGCTCAGGAGCCCAAAAGTATTGCGCCGGGCCACAACGAACTCAACAGCCAAGAGACGACCATCTCTGCTCTTCTGCAAACTGCATGGGACGAAGACCCAAGGATCGCTGTTCAGCTCACCAAGCGCTATTCGACTACAAATAAGCTTGCCCAGGATGTTCGACGATTCCTTGTCAAGGAACCACAGAAAGCGATCCACGAGCCCGACGCCTTGTACATCCTCCTTGGACCTTCTCTGCCCTCTGACTTGCAACCTCAGTTGAGGTATCTGCTTTACTGGGCTCCGATCAACCCAATGGCAGCGGTGACCTACTTTCTCCCAGCCTATGGGAACCATCCTTTCGTCATTCAGTACGCCGTACGTGCCGTCGAGAGCCACCACGTGGATGTGAACTTCTTCTACGTCCCGCAAATCGTACAGACATTACGCTACGATGCGCTCGGATATGTGGAGAGGTACATCATCGAGACAGCGACATTCTCGCAGCTCTTCGCCCATCAGATCATCTGGAACATCAAAGCAAACGCCTACAAAGACGAGGAGTCTCAGATCCCGGACCCTGCCAAACCGGTGCTGGACCGTGTCATGGATTCGCTTATCGACAGCTTTTCATCGGAAGACAAGCACTTTTACGAGCGcgaattcgacttcttcggcaAGGTGACGGGTATATCCGGCACACTGAAACCTTTCATCAAGCGACCGAAAccagagaagaagcagaagatcgaGGAAGAACTTCGCAAGATTCAGGTCGACGTGGGCGTGTATCTTCCTTCCAATCCCGACGGCGTAGTCATAGGCATCGACCGCAAGTCCGGCAAACCACTGCAAAGTCATGCCAAAGCTCCATACATGGCGACATTCCGAATTCGGAAAGAGGAGGGTGAAGCGGACACGAATCCGACGCCCAGCTCGCAGAATGGCATCGTCGCCAAACGCCGCACCTACGAGGTCTGGCAGTCGGCCATCTTCAAAGTCGGCGACGATTGCCGCCAAGATGTGCTCGCACTGCAGCTTATTGCCGCGTTTCGCGGGATCTTCAACAATGTCGGCCTCGATGTGTACGTCTTCCCATATCGCGTGACCGCCACGGCGCCCGGATGCGGCGTCATTGACGTGCTGCCCAATTCCATCTCCCGAGATATGCTCGGGCGCGAAGCCGTCAACGGGTTATACGAGTACTTTGTCTCAAAGTACGGCTACGAGGACTCGATCCGGTTTCAGGAAGCTCGAGGAAACTTTATCAAATCCATGGCCGCTTACTCCATCATTTCCTACCTCCTACAGTTCAAAGATCGCCACAACGGCAACATCATGGTTGACGACGCCGGCCACATCTTGCACATTGATTTCGGATTCTGTTTCGACATTGCCCCAGGCGGTGTGAAATTCGAGCGGGCGCCTTTCAAACTCACGCCTGAAATGGTGGCTGTCATGGGCGGTTCGAGTTCCGCTCCGGCGTTTAAGGTCTTCGAGGAATTGTGTATCAAGGCGTTCCTGGCGGCACGGCAACATGTCGAGCAGCTGTCGCATATCGTGAGCACGATGCTGGACTCGGGCCTGCCGTGCTTCAAGCCGGCCACTATTCAGCACTTCCGGGAGAGGTTCGTGTTGGAGAAGAGTGATCGCGAAGCCGCCGAGTTCGTGAGAAAGTTGGTGCATTGGAGCGAGAGGAGTTATAGCACCGCGGTGTACGACTACTTCCAGTTGTTGACGAATGGAATTCCTTACTAGGGGATGGATGGGCCGTGTCGAGGGTGGCAAGGAGCTAAATAATGTCTATTCAATTCACATCGGCTGCAAAAGATCGTAGACACATGCATTCCCAGAGACGGTAAAACCGCGCCACTCTGGCTTCCTAGTTGTCGCAACGACCCCACACCATTAGAGCGGACAAGGAAAGACAGAATTGGTCTAAAGCGAAGGATGGCCAGTCATCAAGCGTACGTGGAGGCAGCGTAGGCAGCGATGATAACCCCGGCAGCTTTTGAGGACGACTTGACTGCAATCACAATGCCCTGTGCAGCGCGAAAGCACGCGCGATGGCTGCCGATAGCTTCATCGGAGGTAGGCGCAACTCCAGGCCTCAGTTGGACTCTTCCCTTGCAACTGGACCGTCGGGTTCTAGCCGCAGATCTCTCCAGTACGAGGTAAAGTAAGCGAGGGCGTACGCCGATGGCTGGCGCCGATCGAGGGCGCCAGACGAAGTTCCTCAGATCGAGTAAATCAGACAGGATTCTCCAGGTCGAAGTTAACGCTACCCAAGGCGTCGTCGATGGCGGCATTGTTCCCTTGTAAGCAAGCCGTCCAGTTCTGGCCTCGCGTCTCCAGCACGTCGTGGTATAGGTCGAGCGTCGACGCCGATGACTGCCCCCAGAACGAGTTTCGCAGACGAAGTCGCTGGCGACAACCAATGCcgcggtggcggaggagattgCGTAGGTCCATGCATGGTCATCGACCTCACGCCATGCGGCGATTCGGGCACCACCTGTCGAATGGAAAAAATGTGCTGAGCCTTTCAGTTCCTGGACGTTCCAATTCCGGACATAGAGCTCGAAGCTCGTACGTGATCTCCTCTTCACGGCCTCGATCATCCGCGTACTCTCACGCCGACGGCATTCCGATTCGTCCCGATGAGATTGGCCGTCCTGGGATCCGACTTTCATTGATGTTCTGTCTGGCAGCGATTACTTGGACGCCATTGGGAACCTCGTTGCTAGATTGCTCGGCGCGGGATCACCACTTTCGCTACAGTCTTGTCTCGCATCCGTTTCGTTGTCGTCCTTTGTGTTTTCTCAAAAGTTGGTTCGAAGCAAGACTCATACTCAATGGCTTGAGGTGATCGTCCGTGGGCAAGATGGGAGAGAAGACGGCGGAATGCAACATTGCGTCTTCTTCAATTGCACCTGTTTTCTGACAGTTCATCCGTCGTACTTCTCTTAGGCGATCGTGAGTTTCGAAACGATACTCCTGTGAAAGCCGTGGCATCTCATCCGCTATTCTCGTCGTGCCGGCGCGCAGGTACTCTAATGCTTGACGTCCCGTCGCTCATCGTATGCCTGCATGGACAAATTCGTTCTTGGCCGACCCAGCGCTCATCGTATGTCTGCTAGGAGGCACTCAGTTTGGCCTACCTTGGTCCTCCACAATCTGTATCCCCGACCATAGATATACGTGCCATTGGAGTCTCTTGGTCAATTGTGCGCCTGCCATTTGTTTCGTAACTACCCTTCGTTGTCGGGTGGTGACAGTCAGTTTTGCACTGCCAGTTTAGCAGACCTCTTGGCATCCTGAGTCTACTCTCGTCGTCGAGGCTGAATTGCGCTTTCCTACAATGACAGAGCTCGCTTGTGAATTGCTTGCGGGATACCGACTTCTCAGAGTCGGCCGTTGTCGTGTTCAGCTCACTGTCGTCCGTGGAGACGTAAAAGCTCGAATGAAGACCTTTGGACCGGCTCCGGCTGTACTCCGGCAGCAAAAATTGAGCAGATGTGATCAGAAATGCCATGACAGCGCGTAGTATTGATCACCGGGTCATGTCTGAAATAATCATCGGTCACAACGAGAGTGTGCAGCTCGTTCGTGTCATAAGGTATGCAGCAAGTCCTGCTCTTCACATGCAAAGGACGAGGCTCGGAGTACACGAGATCGACAGCGCTTCAGGAACATGCTTTGCGTGGAAGCCAACCTCACGTTAGCCATCTGTGCACGATTTGGAATCCGTCCATTGAAGAGTGCTGTCCTGGGCCGTGCCGAGAGTGTGCGGAACTCGCACAGAgctaagaaggagatgtgCCTCGAAGAGGAAGGTGCTGTGCTAAGTTCCCGCGGTTCGACTTTCACTCTGGTTGAGTAGGAGGGAAGTCTTGGCCTTGAAGAGTGGTTCGGGGCATAACGATGGCTGTCGGTACCAGTTTTAGGATCTCTAGCAGTGGCTGAGGTGGTATAATGATCTTTCGAGTCGGAGTTTGCTCAACGTGATGAGGCATTTTCTGGTCATGGAGAGAAGCCCGAGCTCGGACAACGAGTTCTCTGCGAGCAGCGACGCTGGCCTGGTAGATGAATGTGCGTCGCTTCATCGTACACAACTCACTGATTCTGTTAGAAGTGCAGGCTCGGAGTACCCCAGAGCGCCTGCATCTTGGTGGGAGAGCAGCCACGTTAGAAGGCACGCCCTCAAACCCACTCCATTGTCGGTCCGGCTGTCCGGACCAGTCCATATACAGCTCCAGTTCTTCATGGCTGCAGAACACGCTGGTCGAGCAGCCTTGCAAAACGGCCCGATGTGGCATCGATATTCCGAAGCGTGGCTTGCATGTGATGGTGGTCATCAAGAAACGCTGATTCGATGCGCTCGTACCTGACGAGGTGATGAGAAATAGGACGAAAGACGACTCCAGACCTGTGGGAAATAGTGCGATATTGCGGAGTGGCCGTAAACTCAAAGAACGCCGCCAGGTCCGGGGATCCTGAACCGCGCTGAAGCAGCGAGGGAATCCTTGTGGCGGTGCCTTGCTTCGTCTATGTAACGGAGTTGGCGCCGTCGGTGTGGCTTACAACGATAATCGACACAAGGAATATCATATCAGATTTGTTGTATAGTCTTGCGACAGAAAGCGTGTATTCCTCCTAGAGCGAGAAGAACGTCGTAGTGGAGGCCGACGAAGCGGAGCCGAGCCAAGCTTCCATCCTGCAGGAGTGAAGAAATCCGAGAACATCGATCGATATGGGGAGTTGCAGGTCGTGTGCCCGGCTGAGCCTATTCTGTGAGATGCTTGACGGTGCTGATGCTGTCGTACAACCACCGGAGATCGCGAGGGTGTGGTCGACAGGCATTTGCGCATGCTTTCCTTCGGGCAGGGGGCAGCTGGTCTCAATGTGTGGCGTTTGACAGATCGTTTCTTTGCGATCGACGGGTATACGACGCAAGAGTGATGTTACCAAAGGAGGGATACTTTAGTACTGTAGCACAAGGAGGACAAGCAAGCAAGCTGCTTTGCCTACGCGACACACACAGCTCGTGAGCAACAAGATCAACGTGACAATAGTCGCCAAAGTTCGACATCAGCCGCTCCATGGAACACATCCGGGCAGCAGCAGGGATACCTCTGCCAACTGCACTGCCGGAGTTATTCCACGATAATAGCTTCGGACTGCACGCCGTCGTTCGCCTCCACGCCCTTGCGCTGTTGTGAATACGCAGCTGCCGTCGCCATCGCACAATGGCCATTCGCCAGCTAGAAGTGCCCTAGCTGCACGCATCCCGGTCTTCGGGTGGCGAACCTGTCTTGGGTCTTGCTGGAGAAACCCTCGCTACTGCTGCCACGCGCGCAATCACACCGACACCGCCACAGCACATGCCATTTGCGCACATTGGACACGCGCGATCCGGGACTTCTTTGCAACCCAATGTGAAGTGCGGCCACGCCTATGCGTGACTCTGCCCTGCCCTGTGGACCCAAGCGGTGGCAAATCCAGTCATGCAAGAGCGATCCCGTTGAGCTTCCGACATTGTCAGCCGTAGGCGTAATCCAAAAGAGGACCATGCGTCCTTCCAGCTCTGATGCCTCGCCTAGACATCCTTTGCTCCGGAGCtcggaggacgatgaggtctCATTGGATCTGCGATCGTCTGTCCGGTACCGCAAAGCAAGGCATGTCAAAGCCTCCCTTCAACGATCCCACTCTTCGGGCTTTCCGACACGGCAAATAGTTGGCCAAGAGAGGGTTGTGGTCGTTAGTGCGGCGTGGGTGCGTGCTTGCGAAATGCACTACTTCTAGGTACCCGCTGCGTGGTTCCGCCGGCTGCCATGGACGGAGCTTCAAATGGCCCACCCCGCCAAATTCCTAGTTTTGCGAATTCGCAGAATTAAACACTCTGTAGACTGTCGCCTTTTCGTATAGCGCGGCGCCCGACTGCCGGTCGCAGGCTCCCTAggtcgccgcgagctttTACATAGTTTGGCCTACCTTCTAAACTTAGTTGTAATTGTAATAGAAATACATTAATTACCTCGTAAAGTTGTTGTAGCTTGCGTTCCTCTATCGTAGAAGTTAGAAACTTAAACTTCGAACTTTAAATTCTAAACGAGGTTGTAAGGATCGCAACAACGAGGATAGTACTATAAAAGCAACTTTTATCTTAGTTTTTAAAGATGCGATGTATGTAAATAGCTTTGTGTTATATATTATAGGCAGAAGAAACATACGAGGCTCTATTCTACGTATTGTAGACGTCGATCTCGCTGCCGTTTCCAAAAATCCAGGAATTTGGCGGGGTGGGCCATTTGAACCTCCGTACCATGCCATGCTCCCAGTGTGGCGTATATGTCTACCACTGTTCATATTAATACACTACTACTAGGTTCAGGTGTCGCTACATGACATGCTGACCCTGAACGTCTACCTTTTCCCCAAGCTGCGTTTATTACAGCGTGGGAGGTTCCGATCTTGACTGTCCCGAACCCCATTCTGACCTGTCATACTCTGCCTTTCCTTGTCCTGTTTCTCAGCTCGGCACCTCTGCACTGCGCACGGCATCTGTTCGTGAGGACTGCCCCTTCCGGTGGGTCAATCTGTCTCTTGTTCTAGATCGTGCTTCGTCTTGCGCCGCACCTTGCCATCGTTTCCCCAGCCGTCGTCTCGGACATCATCACTGATCAAATCAGCTGGCCGCTGCCCACTCACCACTGCTCTATGTCCGTTACTTCAGGCTCGCCACTCGCAATCGACTGACGATACCGTCCTGCAGCACTGCTTGATCACTTTTGAGCGTCCGCGGCCCTTTCGTTCAACCCGGCGTCCACTTCTGTCTTTACCAAACGAGCCAATACCCAGACATTCAGACACTCCAGACATCATGGCCGACGAAAATGATACAACACCCTCCGCTGGTCTCGGGCCCTCgcagcagcaccaccagACACATCCCCGCCAGCACCAACAGCATTTCCCAATCCAATCACAACAAACGTAAGCCCCTAATCGACAGCGGCCCATGTCGCAACCGGCTGACTGATCATAGTCCGCCTTTCCAATCTCAATTGGGACATCTGtcccagcagcagcagcagcctcaAAATTACGGACAACATGTACAGCAATCATTCGACTTGTCGCTTCTTGCGGGAGCACTTCCACATGGCGGACGAGCTTACCAAGATCCCTCGGCCAACCTTTACTCGAGCATGCAGTACGTCTCTCAACGCGGACCTCAATTCATGGATCCCGCCTCGTTGGCCAGAGCACAGCAACAGCAGTATCTAGGAGCTCAGTTCGCTGCGGGACAGACCATGCAGCACCCACAAGCGTACCAACTGCAGCAACACGCGCAGTATTCCCCGATCGATCCTTACGGGTATGGCATGAGTCCACCAcaattctcctcgatcgatCCTCGCTATGCTCCACAGTTCACGCCGATGCTGCAAGGCATGCCGGGCATGCCGACCGATATGTGTAAGACCAGCGTCGACACGGCACTGCATTCATCCACTGACCTCCTCACAGCCCAGTTCGCACGCCGACCATCAGCGGACAACGCGCCGATCCCAAACTTCCCACGCGGACCACCTCGCAAGCCAAAGCAATCCGGACATGCTCTTTGGGTTGGTAACCTTCCACCGGCAGCAAAAGTTACTGATCTCAAAGATCACTTCTCCCGCGACGCGACGAGCGACATCGAGAGTGTTTTCCTCATCGCCAAATCGAACTGCGCTTTCGTCAACTACCGCACCGAAGCAGCGTGTGTCGCCGCCATGACGCGATTCCACGATTCCCGCTTCCATGGCGTACGTCTCGTCTGCCGTCTTCGACGTGGCGCCGCAGCATCGTCTACAACACCCGCAAACGATCCGCTCTCTCCTTCAACGTCAGGCACGTTATCTGTCACTCCCGAGGCAGGTCCAACGCCTGAAGCAACGACTCCCGATCCTACTCCTTCCGAAGATCTCCTCAGCCCAACGATCGCCCGTTCACGATCCAGCAATAGTGCCGACAATACATCTCCTTCTACCACCGAGTCTTCATCTGGACCACCTCCAGCTTCTGACACCAAAGTTCCCGAAAAGTACTTCATCGTCAAGTCGCTAACCGCTCAGGACCTTGAAGCGTCCGTACGGAACGGCATCTGGGCAACCCAATCGCATAACGAAGAGATCCTCAATCGGGCATACGAGCAAGCAGATAATGTTTACCTCATATTTTCAGCCAACAAGTCCGGCGAATACTTTGGCTACGCGCGCATGGCGAGTCAGATCAGCGGCGAGGCGGTGCGCATGAACGAGGCGCCTTCTTCGGCCGAACGAGAAGGATCAGCTGCCACAGCCTCAGCAGATCCGAGCGTGTCGCCACAATCCATTCCTACACCTGCCACAGCCACCGCACCCAAAGGACGCATCATAGACGACTCTGCACGCGGAACGATCTTCTGGGAAGCAGAGCACAGCGAAGAGGGCGATGAGACACAGCGGGACAACGAGTCGCCAACCGGAGCAGGAGCAACAGCCGGACAGAACTGGGGCCGACAATTTCAAATCGAGTGGATGTCCACGAACCGACTACCTTTCTACCGCACGAGAGGGTTGAGGAACCCATGGAACGCGAGTCGCGAGGTGAAGATCGCGAGGGATGGCACGGAGTTGGAGCCGGGCGTTGGGAGAAAGTTGGTTGGAATGTTTgcgagaggtggaggaggccaAGCTCAGGGACCGGCGCAGACCGGACAGCAGGTGCCGCAGATGCCTCAGGGAACTATGATGGGTATGCCTCAGATCGTTGGAATGCCTCAGGCAGGGATGGGAGGATATCGATGAGTTGGGCGGAATTGAGAGTCGCTGGAGGCGTCGTCGTGGAATATGGTGGGCTCGGAGAGAGTTGATGAGAGGAACTTGATGCGAGACGCGTACGAGGGACTCTTGGGCATGGAAAAGGGATCATTGTGAAGGCATGCGAACTGGAAGAGCTTGGATTGTTTACGATGGGTGGATGCACACGACGCACACGGCATGCGAAACGACGCTTTTACCCGTTCCTTGCGAACCATTGTACTACGAGCATCTGGACGAGTTTCTGAAGTGGCAAGAGTGGGACGACAAAAGATGGGCCCGATATTGCTTCGCGGCCGTTGAACTGCCTGTCAGGAGCAGAAGATTTAGCAAAGCGGATAAATCATGTACGATGAAGAGCGTCCGAAGCTTGCCGACAGGCTCAGGAGAAGTGTCCCCTTTGCCTGACTCGCGACGGTATTGTGCAAGTTCTTGCCAACCCAGAACGGCACGCGACATTGATCAGAACATGCACATCGGCTCCGGGGAACACCTCGGCGTCTTCTCATGTTTCATCAACCATCCGTTCATGATGCAACATCAACGACACAGAACACTTCTTGATCCGCAATAGCTCCACCTCTCGAAAAGTGAAACGCCAAACACAGGGCAGAAAGAACGCCTCGGTCAGGGGCCAAAGTCTATCAATGGGGGCCAAAAAGTCAACCCGACCTTCGGGACCCTTCAAATTGTGGCTGTGCCGGCCCATCAATTCGGCTATAACCCCGTTTTCGGCGGCGTCAATATTCGAGGGGTCATGGATCAAATTTTGAAGCGGCAGTGGagccgaggagaaggactacCCAAGATGCAGTACAACGACATGTCTCCCATATCCCGCTACATTGCGGCAGCGGGCGTGGTGCCGACGGCTGCAATGGCTGCATCTCCGGACAAGCCAAGCAGGCAGAATAACAATATGGCGCCTGGACCGCATGATTGGAGCGGCTGGGCAAACAGCCTGAATTGAACCCTGCCCTTGCCAACTGCCGGTGGCATCGCGTCGCTCATCGGCAACGCAGGGTGAGATGAAGGTCGACTTGCATACAAAAATGTCGGTCGGGAAACGGAGACTGCTCCATTGAGGTGCTTCCAAGGCTGATCATCAATATGTGCTTTCGAAGCGGGTGAGGTGGAGTGGAGACAGAAGCTCCCCAGCTTGAGCTTGTGACGCAATGCGGTTGTGCGGGTAAGAGCTTCTGTTCCGTCCTCATGCCACAATTGCCATTGAACCTCACTCCAACTTCTCCCCAAGAATCAATCATCGACAATTGTCTCAGCACATCATGTCTTCCAACCTCAAgcctctcgtcctccacGCTCACGGCACAGGTCCCAACCCGTACAAGATCGCAGCCGCCCTCGAGTTCCTTGACCTTCCTTACGAGGTCAAGCTCTGGCAATTCGGCGATGCAGCCAACGGTGTCAAGGGACCGGAGTTCCTGAAGATCAACGAGAATGGCCGTGTTCCTGCTTTGGAGGACCCAAACACTGGCGTTACCAGCTGGGAGAGCGGTGCCGTGATGAACTACTTGCTGCGAGTGTACGACAAAGAGAACAAGCTCGGTCCGCGTGGAAACTCCGAGCAGGATCGTGTGGACTTTGAGAAGTGGGAGTACTTCCTCTTGAGCACATTGGGACCGATGATGGGTATGTGATCGTCTGGCGTCTAAACCATCGTGGGACTGCAATAGCTTACATTTCTCAGGCCAAGTCAACTGGTTCCGCCACTACCACTCCTCCAAGAACGAGGACGCTTTGAAGCGCTTCGAAGAGCAAGCATACCGCTGCTTCGGCGTCATCGACGCTCAGATCAAGAAGACTGGCGACAAATTCATCCTGCCTGGCTCGACTCCCACTGCGGTTGACCTTCATGTGTATTCGTGGGTTTATCAGCACAGCTACGCCGGCTTGAGCATGGACAATTACCCGAGCACGAAGAAGTGGTTGGAGAACGTCTCGGCGCTGAAGGAGATCAAGGCGGCCTACGAGAAGGTGCCGAAGGGCAAGGAGATGTAGGAGGCGGCGGAAGTTCAGCGGTCAGTAGAATCATTGCACGAATGAAAAGCAAACCTTTTTCATATTCACTTACCTTATTCGGGACGGTCCGCCTCCGTGACGACCCAGATCTTTCGTGACTTTCGTGGAAGTCCCGCTCCAGTCTCCGATCTACATCATGCACTTCATAAGTTCTCGCAGCCTCATTTCGTTCTTTGCCTCTTCATCAACATCTCGCAGGTCAGAAAGATTGCCGCACGTGCAGCTCGCAAAGTGTGGGTATTCGAAATGGCGCCCAACCTTCCGCACACCGACAGTCCGCATCGGCACATTGCGAGAAAGCAACAGCAAGCGCAGTCTGGTGTCTTGAAGCCACGAAGACGGATTTCTACCATCCAGACGTCTGCTCAACTTGAAGATCTGGTGCAGGCAGGAACtatggagaaggagaacTCGTTACAGAACTCCCCGGCGGCAAGAGGAGGGCCAGAGGATATCGCGCATGATCCGAGCTCCTCGCTGCACGACATGGAGAGCAAGATCGACACTCAGTAAGCCTCATTCCGTGTGCAACCCTCACAACTGAAGCTAACATATTCCGCAAGGTCTACCACACCACCAGACAAAGGTCTTCTTGGCTTACCACTCGAGCTACAGAATCGCATCTACCTTCTGGTCGTCACCCGTCCAGGACTGATTCCTGCCAAGATATCGGAGACTGGCATGGTCGCGCACGCAAATTTCTA contains:
- the MgStt4 gene encoding phosphatidylinositol-4-kinase (The ortholog of highly conserved yeast Stt4 which is a that functions in the cell wall integrity pathway.), giving the protein MSVRESEVLTALCKAAPVVQTTKDAESLLQQLVPYVSEAHQQVFAVTPLHQPLPPWETLSYDLTTAVLALGLNHPSLREESWTCIRRTVDELASSADNTEWPKSSEEGTVELELNKQTFRVIQLHVSLVGFFHAVAKYVRVWSPEQRTTLVPQLRRILSEKFMVSLEGGLSAIRNTSNSSRLVKDWKRWIRHYTAKGKPLGAMLLQQAFMNVVEESVLALIPLPEPVPGTALLDMLLTQSTISKGQAQSDGFVGSLSDVISDEMELLEADADYLKLGSEWQQRLAREVKCSVLRSFLCCCILEGETPHTDVLLAWLESITVDPMQMVDDELAKTVLKGMAILAGISSTVAFALARSLPRLIVRGKMSPTTATVACECLARVLKLVPQELAISTVYSLGNILSSGSQNGETYRSALFDSTLSIGNESQGLQFSTQQNIGSSISLVISDEEEASAVYSTVVQAVVAVAVARSEVQLTALVISMLVQKIGRINEAVDARIIVETSALGLCGGPNELKGLLRFYARVGSEALVQNSTSISAAVTEGRLRLSTWIKKDSPFFEPYLAHLLGMCVSSGDTAGERTIDVALASKTIAQLFRPMAILASHDISRKPHLEDEDEILALGRDAWFNIAVHGFTLNAPSTKEHLEDLQTLALYSLPLVDEARVDMPDSSIDLNPVLRRGAHSHQHDHQKQSLIRALPSCEHDIKSLSYSESVFLNAALLVSTLRAQGGDCTAVLPYFLENKVKTTALGKCMLAVASHSVDVYLRVALSGQRQEFAAPQIATQLAAFFEGCCHRISKVQQAAIASCNRIISVVPSALCQKASLFALLELLSLMWKSCLDTETDEYGWRSQYSSVKGNVSIQLSDDVQHRQSTLASLHQNARVWVHKAIDVAPLDVKGHLQAYLEDYEDDGSYGHIALGRSFAVEMGSVVPSTDQRLTSLDAQRNLNVTTASDFVAQYTTRQEYRHLDARLETDEEWALIDYSGKALPALMSDDDPVHREAAELKTLSRQLRGRVPIPFTKVRETLRDAAGMLSRSASNHVVLIQDLVGIPFIIFTKHSINLGISLWLGIIKENPSLESRVLVEVAAGWEASVRSKRGFFSTSLQHLDPFYVKEEFAPSNWDAIKRREQATHNLISPHLRLTHFLSSHFSASRLTSPSVERIYNRLMRITLLSMKHAVSQPLAREVHFHVVLLALKVLKYSTHISSPSQWRLKDAILSGGLSWFATAPKYSYGSNRLQMRAEKKLLMDVSATIDDLGGVGEKATKALPSLRQKAALLSQLLTHEIGRLTVWIAPLAQEPKSIAPGHNELNSQETTISALLQTAWDEDPRIAVQLTKRYSTTNKLAQDVRRFLVKEPQKAIHEPDALYILLGPSLPSDLQPQLRYLLYWAPINPMAAVTYFLPAYGNHPFVIQYAVRAVESHHVDVNFFYVPQIVQTLRYDALGYVERYIIETATFSQLFAHQIIWNIKANAYKDEESQIPDPAKPVLDRVMDSLIDSFSSEDKHFYEREFDFFGKVTGISGTLKPFIKRPKPEKKQKIEEELRKIQVDVGVYLPSNPDGVVIGIDRKSGKPLQSHAKAPYMATFRIRKEEGEADTNPTPSSQNGIVAKRRTYEVWQSAIFKVGDDCRQDVLALQLIAAFRGIFNNVGLDVYVFPYRVTATAPGCGVIDVLPNSISRDMLGREAVNGLYEYFVSKYGYEDSIRFQEARGNFIKSMAAYSIISYLLQFKDRHNGNIMVDDAGHILHIDFGFCFDIAPGGVKFERAPFKLTPEMVAVMGGSSSAPAFKVFEELCIKAFLAARQHVEQLSHIVSTMLDSGLPCFKPATIQHFRERFVLEKSDREAAEFVRKLVHWSERSYSTAVYDYFQLLTNGIPY